One Chloroflexota bacterium DNA window includes the following coding sequences:
- the murF gene encoding UDP-N-acetylmuramoyl-tripeptide--D-alanyl-D-alanine ligase — translation MPAPIRIDDLLAATGGRLLTPTPVRSFRLAVVDSRRVVPGCLFVAMRGERDDGHRYVANAIAAGAVAALVEREVTLPSTARAALVRVPDSLIALQELAAWWRDRFAVRVVGITGSTGKTLAKEVTADVLARALSVLRNEGNLNSETGLPMTLLGLEPGHQVAVLEMGMYTVGEISRLVEISRPEVGVVLAVHPTHLERAGSLERIAQAKAELPRGLPADGLAVLNADDPRVASMAAQTRAPVRTFGLGPSADVRAIDVASDGLRGMTFTLHAPWGQLRVRSASPGRHLIPLALAAAAVAEHFGVPLVDVAAALEAGSSAPHRMAIKEMPNGSTLVDDTYNASPESVSAALEFVAQTPVGRGRRLAVLGDMLELGPDERTLHERIGAQAAAILDGLVGVGERGRWIAEAAQAAGLQRVATASDAEQALAVVEQTLNPGAHDLLLVKASRGIALDRLVAALLGQPPDPES, via the coding sequence GTGCCCGCGCCGATTCGAATCGACGACCTCCTGGCCGCCACCGGTGGCCGACTCCTGACTCCCACCCCTGTCCGGTCCTTCCGGCTCGCCGTCGTCGACTCTCGTCGCGTCGTCCCGGGGTGCCTGTTCGTGGCCATGCGCGGGGAGCGCGACGACGGCCACCGGTACGTCGCCAACGCCATCGCCGCGGGCGCCGTGGCGGCGCTCGTCGAGCGTGAGGTCACGCTTCCCTCCACGGCACGGGCGGCCCTGGTCCGGGTCCCGGACAGCCTGATCGCCCTCCAGGAGCTCGCGGCGTGGTGGCGGGACCGATTCGCGGTGCGCGTGGTGGGGATCACCGGGTCGACGGGCAAGACGCTGGCCAAGGAGGTCACCGCGGACGTCCTGGCCCGCGCCCTGAGCGTCCTGCGCAACGAGGGCAACCTGAACTCCGAGACCGGTCTGCCCATGACCCTCCTGGGCCTTGAGCCGGGCCACCAGGTCGCGGTCCTGGAGATGGGAATGTACACGGTGGGGGAGATCAGCCGGCTGGTGGAGATCAGCCGGCCCGAGGTCGGGGTCGTGCTGGCGGTGCACCCCACGCACCTGGAGCGGGCGGGAAGCCTGGAGCGCATCGCCCAGGCCAAGGCGGAACTGCCCCGCGGCCTGCCGGCGGACGGGCTCGCGGTCCTGAACGCGGATGACCCGCGCGTGGCCTCCATGGCCGCCCAGACGCGCGCGCCCGTCCGCACCTTCGGCCTGGGCCCATCGGCCGACGTGCGCGCGATCGACGTCGCATCCGACGGGCTGCGTGGCATGACATTCACCCTGCATGCCCCATGGGGACAGCTCCGGGTCCGCAGTGCGTCGCCCGGACGGCACCTCATTCCGCTCGCCTTGGCGGCGGCCGCGGTCGCGGAGCACTTCGGCGTGCCGCTGGTCGACGTGGCGGCGGCGCTGGAGGCCGGCAGCTCGGCCCCGCACCGGATGGCCATCAAGGAGATGCCGAACGGGTCGACCCTGGTCGACGACACCTACAACGCCTCGCCGGAATCGGTGTCGGCCGCCCTCGAGTTCGTGGCTCAGACCCCTGTCGGGCGCGGGCGCCGGCTGGCGGTCCTGGGCGACATGCTCGAGCTGGGGCCTGATGAGCGGACTCTGCACGAGCGGATCGGCGCCCAGGCCGCCGCGATCCTCGACGGCCTGGTCGGGGTCGGGGAACGCGGTCGCTGGATCGCGGAGGCGGCACAGGCGGCGGGACTCCAGCGGGTGGCGACGGCGTCCGACGCGGAGCAGGCCCTGGCGGTCGTCGAGCAGACACTCAACCCCGGCGCGCATGACCTGCTCCTGGTCAAGGCGTCGCGCGGGATCGCCCTCGACCGCCTGGTGGCCGCTCTGCTGGGCCAACCACCGGACCCGGAGAGCTAG
- the mraY gene encoding phospho-N-acetylmuramoyl-pentapeptide-transferase: MLPLLLAVVLAFGGVVLLGPIYIRLLQRLGFGKQIRIEGPQAHAVKAGTPTMGGMLIVVVVMFLAMAMRLEDESTLTPMLTLVGVGILGAIDDFVNTRTGFGMRGRYKLVWQTVVAILAAVYIQRHYDLTAINVPLVGQFEIPILLLVLFIAFAIVAASNAVNLTDGLDGLASGVLVFSFVAYLLIALVGVPGLKLSQPELAVFCALLIGALMGFLWFNVHPAQIFMGDAGALALGATLAVVAVVTGQLLLLVIIGLVFVAETVSVILQIGSYQLRGKRIFRMAPLHHHFELLGWAEEKITLRFWIVSALAGLLGFSLFLATTGLS; this comes from the coding sequence GTGCTGCCTCTCCTGCTGGCGGTCGTGCTCGCGTTCGGTGGGGTCGTCCTGCTGGGCCCCATCTACATCCGGCTCCTCCAGCGGCTGGGCTTCGGAAAGCAGATCCGGATCGAGGGGCCCCAGGCCCATGCGGTCAAGGCCGGCACGCCGACCATGGGCGGGATGCTGATCGTGGTGGTCGTCATGTTCCTGGCCATGGCCATGCGGCTCGAGGACGAAAGCACCCTGACCCCCATGCTGACCCTGGTCGGGGTGGGCATCCTGGGTGCCATCGATGACTTCGTGAACACGCGGACCGGGTTCGGCATGCGCGGCCGGTACAAGCTCGTATGGCAGACCGTGGTCGCGATCCTCGCCGCGGTCTACATACAGCGCCACTACGACCTGACCGCCATCAACGTCCCGCTGGTCGGCCAGTTCGAGATCCCGATCCTGCTCCTCGTCCTGTTCATCGCGTTCGCGATCGTCGCCGCCTCCAATGCGGTCAACCTGACCGACGGGCTGGACGGGCTGGCGTCGGGGGTCCTGGTCTTCAGCTTCGTCGCCTATCTGCTGATCGCCCTGGTCGGGGTTCCCGGCCTGAAGCTCAGCCAACCCGAGCTGGCGGTCTTCTGCGCCCTGCTGATCGGGGCCCTGATGGGTTTCCTGTGGTTCAACGTCCACCCCGCCCAGATCTTCATGGGCGACGCCGGGGCGCTTGCGCTGGGTGCGACCCTGGCCGTGGTGGCGGTGGTCACCGGCCAGCTCCTGCTGCTCGTCATCATCGGCCTCGTGTTCGTGGCCGAGACGGTATCGGTCATTCTCCAGATCGGGTCGTACCAGCTTCGCGGCAAGCGGATCTTTCGGATGGCCCCCTTGCACCACCACTTCGAGCTCCTCGGCTGGGCCGAGGAAAAGATCACGCTCCGCTTCTGGATCGTGTCGGCCCTGGCCGGGCTGCTCGGCTTCAGCCTCTTCCTGGCCACCACCGGGCTGTCGTGA
- the murD gene encoding UDP-N-acetylmuramoyl-L-alanine--D-glutamate ligase: MPPLSSTLPSRRSDLAGRRVLVLGLARSGVAAARFLSDAGAQVTAYDRQPAEALAQSVAALGDRPVTLALGAAPAAVRELLTDADLVVTSPSISARFPTTDPWLREALTDAEAGGTPLVSEVDLFLRLTRARILAVTGTKGKTTTASLAADILRAAKVPHVLGGNIGTPLIEEAHVLGPETWAVLELSELQLPTVSRGADIAVYTNILADHLDRHASVEAYRAVKGRLAELSALGGELVLNREDPGCVELGARLPGARVHWYGLEPRPGADAWVEDGWVVVGGQRVLQTVDVPLRGEHMRRNVLAAAVGARLAGADTTAVATGVRAFGGVPHRLEDLGVRAGVAYVNDSQATIPVAAIAGIMAFDEGRVVVIAGGQGKGLDYAALAEAIVDRCRAAVLIGDTAPELERLIGGRVPVRRASSMADAVAAASAEARPGDAVLLAPAAASFDMFADYAARGDAFRAAVAGLPDPAGDR, translated from the coding sequence ATGCCTCCCCTCAGCTCCACCCTCCCCAGCCGCCGATCCGACCTGGCCGGGCGCCGGGTCCTGGTGCTCGGTCTGGCACGGTCGGGGGTGGCGGCTGCCCGCTTCCTGTCCGATGCCGGAGCCCAGGTGACGGCCTACGACCGTCAACCGGCCGAGGCCCTGGCCCAGTCCGTCGCCGCGCTCGGGGATCGACCCGTGACGCTGGCCCTGGGAGCGGCTCCGGCCGCCGTCCGTGAGCTGCTGACCGATGCCGATCTGGTGGTGACCAGCCCCTCGATCTCGGCCCGCTTCCCGACCACCGACCCGTGGCTGCGCGAGGCGCTGACCGATGCCGAGGCCGGCGGCACGCCACTCGTGAGCGAGGTCGACCTCTTCCTGCGCCTGACCCGGGCCCGGATCCTGGCCGTGACCGGGACGAAGGGGAAGACCACCACCGCGTCGCTGGCTGCCGACATCCTGCGCGCGGCCAAGGTGCCCCACGTCCTGGGCGGGAACATCGGGACCCCTCTGATCGAGGAGGCGCACGTCCTCGGACCCGAGACCTGGGCCGTCCTCGAGCTGTCCGAGCTCCAACTGCCGACCGTCAGCCGCGGGGCGGACATCGCGGTCTACACCAACATCCTGGCCGACCACCTGGATCGCCATGCCAGCGTGGAGGCGTACCGGGCGGTCAAGGGCCGCCTGGCCGAGCTGTCGGCACTGGGGGGCGAGCTCGTCCTCAACCGGGAGGATCCGGGGTGCGTGGAGCTCGGCGCGCGGCTGCCGGGTGCCCGCGTGCACTGGTACGGCCTCGAGCCACGCCCCGGCGCGGACGCCTGGGTCGAGGATGGCTGGGTCGTGGTCGGCGGCCAGCGGGTGCTGCAGACCGTCGACGTGCCGCTCCGCGGCGAGCACATGCGCCGCAACGTCCTGGCCGCCGCGGTGGGCGCCCGGCTGGCAGGCGCCGACACGACAGCCGTGGCCACCGGGGTCCGCGCGTTCGGGGGCGTTCCGCACCGGCTCGAAGACCTCGGGGTCCGGGCCGGCGTCGCGTACGTCAATGACTCGCAAGCCACCATCCCGGTGGCCGCCATCGCCGGCATCATGGCCTTCGACGAGGGCCGGGTGGTGGTCATCGCGGGCGGCCAGGGCAAGGGCCTGGACTACGCCGCGCTCGCGGAGGCCATCGTGGACCGCTGCCGGGCGGCGGTCCTGATCGGGGACACGGCGCCCGAACTGGAGCGCCTGATCGGCGGGCGGGTGCCGGTCCGCCGAGCCTCGTCGATGGCCGACGCGGTGGCAGCCGCGAGCGCTGAGGCGCGGCCCGGCGACGCGGTCCTGCTCGCCCCGGCGGCCGCCAGCTTCGACATGTTCGCCGACTACGCCGCGCGCGGGGACGCGTTCCGGGCGGCCGTGGCCGGCCTGCCGGATCCGGCAGGCGACCGATGA
- the ftsW gene encoding putative lipid II flippase FtsW: MTAAVGVAAANRRAVRTRGVQRVRRRVAMPLLVAVLALVAIGVVMVYSASSVRALLSSNDPARYGIAQAVFAAIGLSAMVLLSRIDFRVYRYFAIPAYVGALVLLALVLVPSIGFEVGGSRRWLQLPVIGNFQPAEVAKLAIILYLAHWLDRRGRAARGLRGGLIPFALLVAPGFLLIAFEPDLGTAGIYAVAAMSVFFMSGANLVGFVAMAGAVAAAAVVFVSRTPYQLARVTSFLDPERDPLGAGYNAMQALMALAMGGLAGVGLGASRQKYLYLPAPSTDFIYAIIGEEWGLIGTLIVLVLFLVIAWQGYRIAVHAPDTFSGLLAAGITTWLVVQAVINMMVVTALWPVTGVPLPFISYGGTALIINLVAVGILLSISREAQTGSVFDALRDLRRRDRRAHLPRVGRRASPARAASRG; the protein is encoded by the coding sequence ATGACCGCGGCCGTCGGCGTCGCGGCCGCGAACCGGCGTGCGGTCCGCACCCGCGGCGTGCAACGTGTGCGACGCCGGGTCGCCATGCCCCTGCTGGTCGCCGTGCTGGCGCTGGTCGCAATCGGGGTCGTCATGGTCTACTCGGCCTCGAGCGTCCGGGCCCTGCTGAGCAGCAACGACCCGGCGCGCTATGGGATCGCGCAGGCCGTGTTCGCCGCCATCGGCTTGAGCGCGATGGTCCTCCTGAGCCGGATCGACTTTCGGGTCTATCGGTACTTCGCGATACCGGCCTACGTGGGGGCGCTGGTCCTCCTGGCGCTGGTCCTGGTGCCGAGCATCGGGTTCGAGGTCGGCGGATCGCGACGCTGGCTCCAGCTTCCGGTGATCGGGAACTTCCAGCCCGCCGAGGTCGCCAAGCTCGCGATCATCCTGTACCTGGCCCATTGGCTCGACCGCCGGGGGCGCGCGGCGCGTGGCCTGCGGGGAGGCTTGATTCCATTCGCGCTCCTCGTCGCCCCCGGGTTCCTCCTCATCGCCTTCGAGCCCGACCTCGGCACGGCCGGCATCTATGCCGTGGCCGCGATGTCGGTGTTCTTCATGTCGGGCGCCAACCTGGTCGGCTTCGTCGCCATGGCCGGCGCCGTGGCGGCCGCGGCCGTGGTCTTCGTGAGCCGGACGCCGTACCAGCTGGCGCGGGTCACGAGCTTCCTCGATCCGGAGCGCGACCCGCTGGGGGCCGGCTACAACGCCATGCAGGCGCTGATGGCGCTCGCCATGGGCGGGCTGGCTGGGGTGGGGCTTGGCGCCTCGCGCCAGAAGTACCTGTACCTGCCCGCGCCCTCGACCGACTTCATCTACGCCATCATCGGCGAGGAATGGGGACTCATCGGGACGCTCATCGTCCTGGTCCTGTTCCTCGTCATTGCCTGGCAGGGCTACCGCATCGCGGTCCATGCCCCCGATACGTTCTCCGGCCTTCTGGCGGCCGGGATCACGACCTGGCTCGTGGTCCAGGCTGTCATCAACATGATGGTGGTGACCGCCCTGTGGCCGGTCACCGGCGTCCCACTGCCGTTCATCAGCTACGGCGGAACGGCACTCATCATCAACCTCGTGGCGGTCGGCATCCTCCTGTCGATCAGCCGCGAGGCGCAGACAGGATCGGTGTTCGATGCGCTTCGTGATCTCAGGCGGCGGGACCGGCGGGCACATCTACCCCGCGTTGGCCGTCGCGCAAGCCCTGCGCGAGCTGCATCCCGAGGTTGA
- a CDS encoding UDP-N-acetylglucosamine--N-acetylmuramyl-(pentapeptide) pyrophosphoryl-undecaprenol N-acetylglucosamine transferase has translation MRFVISGGGTGGHIYPALAVAQALRELHPEVELAYVGGVRGFERRLVGEAGEMPYHQLAVRSLRSAGRDAHLVLDPMRLVAAAPQAWRLLRRLRPAAVFTTGGYLAIPLLAAARVRGIPSIVWEGNVIPGRATRAVGRLATRVAVAFPPTGEAFGKRAFESGTPIRSLAGIDRAAARAEMGVGPEDRLLLVFGGSQAVARITAALDEALPALVADWVVLHLAGEAGMAAALASRDQLPESHRDRYRPEPYLTDRMAAALVAADLVLGRAGSSTCAEVAAAGVASILVPYPHARGHQAANAAWLAQHGAAVVVPDEALTGERLRAEAAALRDDARRTPIAAAARQLGRPRAGHEIAAALLELAEGSRA, from the coding sequence ATGCGCTTCGTGATCTCAGGCGGCGGGACCGGCGGGCACATCTACCCCGCGTTGGCCGTCGCGCAAGCCCTGCGCGAGCTGCATCCCGAGGTTGAGCTCGCGTACGTGGGTGGCGTCCGCGGCTTCGAGCGCCGGCTGGTGGGCGAGGCCGGCGAAATGCCGTATCACCAGCTGGCCGTCCGTTCCCTGCGCTCCGCCGGGCGCGACGCTCACCTGGTCCTGGACCCGATGCGCCTTGTGGCGGCGGCCCCGCAAGCGTGGCGGCTCCTGCGCCGCCTTCGACCGGCGGCGGTCTTCACCACCGGCGGGTACCTCGCCATTCCGCTCCTGGCCGCGGCGCGGGTCCGCGGCATCCCGAGCATCGTGTGGGAGGGCAATGTGATACCCGGTCGGGCGACGCGCGCCGTCGGACGGCTAGCCACCAGGGTCGCCGTCGCCTTCCCGCCGACCGGGGAGGCGTTCGGGAAGCGCGCGTTCGAGTCCGGCACCCCGATTCGCTCCCTGGCCGGGATCGACCGCGCCGCGGCTCGCGCCGAGATGGGGGTCGGCCCCGAGGACCGACTGCTGCTGGTCTTCGGCGGTTCGCAGGCCGTGGCCCGCATCACGGCCGCCCTGGACGAGGCCCTGCCCGCGCTCGTCGCCGACTGGGTGGTGCTGCACCTGGCGGGCGAGGCGGGGATGGCCGCCGCCCTGGCCAGCCGCGACCAGCTGCCGGAGTCCCATCGCGACCGGTACCGCCCCGAGCCGTACCTGACCGATCGCATGGCCGCTGCGCTGGTGGCAGCCGACCTGGTGCTCGGGCGGGCCGGATCCTCGACCTGTGCCGAGGTCGCCGCCGCTGGAGTCGCCTCCATCCTGGTCCCGTATCCCCACGCCCGCGGGCACCAGGCGGCGAACGCGGCCTGGCTGGCCCAGCACGGGGCAGCCGTGGTCGTGCCCGACGAGGCATTGACCGGTGAGCGGCTGCGGGCCGAGGCGGCCGCGCTGCGGGATGACGCCCGTCGGACGCCCATCGCGGCCGCGGCGCGGCAGCTGGGCCGTCCCCGGGCCGGCCACGAGATCGCGGCCGCCCTCCTCGAGCTGGCCGAGGGCTCGCGCGCGTGA
- the murB gene encoding UDP-N-acetylmuramate dehydrogenase: MTASTSAGRRRELDASLDRLDRIADERAIRLHPDVPLAPITTLRVGGPADRLAEPRTGDELLAVLDAAREAEVAWLVVGNGSNLVVADRGVRGLVIRNRARAVRVNGSVLSADAGAPMALLVKRATAAGLTGVEWGIAVPGTLGGAVWANAGAHGGEMQQRVAQVDAWDSESGRLQRLTNAACRFDYRESRFKHERLVVVEASLELAPDAPQAVAARVAEHQAQRAATQPLAEQNAGSVFRNPPGDFAGRLIEAAGLKGAREGSASVSERHANFIVTQRTGRAADVRRLADRVRSTVLEASGVSLTYEIEFVGDWELDR, encoded by the coding sequence GTGACCGCCTCAACTTCCGCCGGGCGCAGGCGCGAGCTGGATGCCAGCCTGGATCGCCTCGATCGAATCGCGGATGAGCGGGCGATCCGGCTCCATCCTGACGTGCCCCTGGCTCCGATCACCACCCTGCGGGTCGGGGGTCCCGCCGACCGGCTGGCCGAGCCCCGCACGGGCGACGAGCTGCTGGCGGTCCTGGACGCGGCTCGCGAGGCCGAGGTGGCGTGGTTGGTCGTGGGCAACGGCAGCAACCTGGTCGTCGCCGACCGGGGCGTTCGAGGGCTCGTCATCCGGAACCGGGCCCGCGCGGTCCGCGTGAATGGCAGCGTCCTGTCCGCGGATGCCGGTGCGCCGATGGCGCTGCTCGTGAAGCGCGCGACCGCCGCGGGATTGACCGGAGTGGAGTGGGGGATTGCGGTTCCCGGCACCCTGGGGGGCGCCGTCTGGGCCAACGCGGGCGCCCACGGTGGCGAGATGCAGCAGCGCGTGGCGCAGGTCGACGCCTGGGACTCCGAATCCGGCCGTCTCCAACGCCTGACCAACGCGGCCTGCCGCTTCGACTACCGCGAGTCGCGCTTCAAGCACGAACGCCTGGTCGTGGTGGAAGCCAGTCTCGAGCTCGCCCCAGACGCGCCGCAGGCGGTGGCGGCGCGGGTCGCCGAGCACCAGGCCCAGCGGGCCGCCACCCAGCCGCTGGCCGAGCAGAACGCGGGGAGCGTCTTCCGGAACCCGCCCGGGGACTTCGCCGGACGCCTGATCGAGGCCGCGGGGCTGAAGGGGGCACGGGAAGGCAGCGCATCGGTCAGCGAGCGGCACGCGAACTTCATCGTCACCCAGCGCACCGGACGCGCCGCCGACGTGCGACGCCTGGCCGACCGGGTCCGATCCACCGTGCTCGAGGCGAGCGGCGTGTCGCTGACGTACGAGATCGAGTTCGTCGGCGATTGGGAGCTGGACCGATGA
- a CDS encoding D-alanine--D-alanine ligase family protein — protein MTRRLRVGIFAGGRSAEHEVSIASAESVLREIDRDRYEPYLIYIDAAGGWHLPAGPAPELGPGESLALRLGAETIPEHSARLESGDASLPVVADAPSAVPARAAVRNLAEAIDVAFLAVHGPFGEDGTLQGFLELAGIPYTGAGVLASAVAMDKVVFKDLMRGHQLPVLDYTWFSLSAWRRAPQQVVDEIVARIGSRAVVKPARLGSSVGMSLAHDPDELPAALEEAFGWDSKVIVEAYLPGAREFECGVLGNEDPIVFEPGEVISHHELYDYEAKYIPGLADVVPRADVAPELAERLRGLALAAYRAVDARGMARVDFLAVPDAVFLSEMNTIPGFTTTSMFPKQAELAGISFADLVARLLDLAQEGSGE, from the coding sequence ATGACCCGCCGGCTCAGGGTCGGGATCTTTGCCGGTGGCCGCTCAGCCGAGCACGAGGTGAGCATTGCGTCGGCCGAGTCGGTCCTGCGCGAGATCGACCGGGATCGGTATGAGCCATACCTCATCTACATCGATGCCGCTGGTGGTTGGCATCTGCCCGCCGGCCCCGCGCCAGAGCTGGGACCGGGCGAGAGCCTGGCCTTGCGCCTGGGTGCCGAGACGATCCCCGAGCACAGCGCGCGACTCGAATCGGGGGACGCGAGCCTGCCCGTGGTGGCCGACGCCCCGTCCGCGGTTCCTGCGCGCGCCGCGGTCCGGAACCTGGCCGAGGCCATCGACGTGGCCTTCCTGGCGGTCCATGGCCCGTTCGGCGAGGACGGGACGCTCCAGGGCTTCCTCGAGCTGGCCGGAATTCCGTATACCGGCGCCGGCGTGCTGGCCAGCGCGGTGGCCATGGACAAGGTCGTTTTCAAGGACCTCATGCGCGGCCACCAGCTTCCCGTGCTGGACTACACGTGGTTCTCGCTCTCCGCATGGCGCCGCGCGCCGCAGCAGGTCGTGGATGAGATCGTGGCCCGGATCGGCTCCCGCGCGGTGGTCAAGCCCGCTCGCCTGGGCAGCAGCGTGGGCATGAGCCTGGCGCATGACCCCGACGAGCTGCCGGCCGCCCTCGAGGAGGCATTCGGCTGGGATTCGAAGGTCATCGTCGAGGCCTACCTGCCCGGGGCCCGTGAGTTCGAGTGCGGCGTGCTGGGCAACGAGGACCCGATCGTCTTCGAGCCCGGCGAGGTCATCAGCCACCATGAGCTGTACGACTACGAGGCAAAGTACATCCCCGGCCTGGCCGATGTCGTCCCTCGCGCCGATGTCGCGCCGGAGCTGGCGGAACGGCTGCGCGGGCTGGCGCTTGCCGCCTACCGCGCGGTCGACGCGCGCGGCATGGCGCGCGTCGACTTCCTGGCCGTACCCGACGCGGTCTTCCTGTCCGAGATGAACACCATCCCCGGCTTCACGACCACCAGCATGTTCCCCAAGCAGGCTGAGCTGGCGGGGATCAGCTTCGCCGACCTCGTGGCGCGGCTCCTCGATCTGGCCCAGGAGGGCTCGGGCGAATGA
- a CDS encoding small basic family protein, protein MNIRMWLPLIGLGLGILLGLTLNVSVSPELARYSAVAILAGLDSILGAVRAELDGQYDNRIFLSGFVANTAVAVVLTFVGDRLGIDLYLVALIAFGLRIFQNVALIRRHFL, encoded by the coding sequence TTGAACATCCGGATGTGGCTCCCCCTTATCGGGCTCGGGCTCGGCATTCTGCTCGGACTCACCCTCAACGTGAGCGTCAGCCCGGAACTGGCCCGCTACAGCGCAGTCGCCATCCTGGCCGGGCTGGACTCGATCCTGGGCGCGGTGCGCGCGGAGCTGGATGGCCAGTACGACAACCGGATCTTCCTGAGCGGGTTCGTGGCCAACACGGCCGTCGCGGTAGTGCTGACCTTCGTCGGTGATCGGCTCGGGATCGACCTGTACCTCGTGGCCCTGATCGCCTTCGGCCTCCGCATCTTCCAGAACGTGGCGCTCATTCGGCGCCACTTCCTGTAA
- the ftsA gene encoding cell division protein FtsA — protein MDRETVLVGIDPGSTKVTTLIGEVTPAGDVNVVGYGIAPSIGIKKGMVANIEQTVQSIATSIEKAERLSGYKIGSAFVAVGGGHISSQNSRGVVAVSGHRREVSKEDVARATEAARAVQVPSNREILHVIPRGYIVDGQEGIKDPLGMSAVRLEVETHIVAGASTSLQNLTKCVSSAGVQIDELVIASLAAAEATLSDTEKELGVIIADVGGGTTDMAVFVDGAVHHSAVIPVGGIHVTNDVAIGLRTSLNLAEDVKIRHGTSNVAEVQPEELINVAVMGDGGGQTLQRRKLSEIIEARMRELYELIREEVARSGHGTPLPAGLVLTGGGARLAGVAELARDVLEMPVRVATPQGVGGLMDQLANPAFSTSLGLLLWGARNVGAEPIGYTTRTPMSAGLSRAGTWIRNLFPG, from the coding sequence GTGGACAGAGAGACCGTCCTGGTCGGCATCGACCCTGGCAGCACCAAGGTGACCACCCTCATCGGCGAGGTCACCCCGGCCGGCGACGTGAACGTCGTCGGCTATGGGATCGCCCCCTCGATTGGCATCAAGAAGGGGATGGTCGCCAACATCGAGCAGACGGTGCAGTCCATTGCCACGTCGATCGAGAAGGCCGAGCGGCTGTCGGGCTACAAGATCGGTTCGGCCTTCGTGGCGGTCGGGGGTGGCCATATCTCGTCCCAGAACAGCCGGGGCGTGGTAGCGGTCAGCGGACATCGGCGCGAGGTCAGCAAGGAGGACGTCGCCCGGGCCACCGAGGCCGCCCGCGCGGTTCAGGTGCCGTCCAACCGGGAGATCCTGCATGTGATCCCGCGCGGCTACATCGTGGACGGACAGGAGGGCATCAAGGACCCGCTTGGGATGAGCGCGGTCCGGCTGGAGGTCGAGACCCACATCGTGGCCGGGGCCAGCACCTCGTTGCAGAACCTCACCAAGTGCGTCAGCTCGGCCGGGGTCCAGATTGACGAGCTGGTGATCGCCTCATTGGCCGCCGCCGAGGCGACGCTGAGCGACACCGAGAAGGAGCTGGGGGTCATCATCGCCGACGTCGGCGGCGGGACGACCGACATGGCCGTTTTCGTGGACGGGGCCGTCCACCATTCGGCGGTGATCCCGGTGGGCGGGATCCATGTCACCAACGACGTGGCGATCGGGCTGCGAACCAGTCTCAACCTGGCCGAGGACGTGAAGATCCGGCATGGCACCTCGAACGTGGCCGAGGTTCAGCCCGAGGAGCTGATCAACGTTGCGGTGATGGGCGACGGCGGGGGACAGACCCTCCAGCGTCGCAAGCTGAGCGAGATCATCGAGGCCCGCATGCGGGAGCTGTACGAGCTCATCCGGGAGGAGGTCGCACGGTCGGGACATGGCACCCCGCTTCCGGCGGGCCTGGTCCTGACTGGCGGCGGCGCGCGGCTGGCCGGCGTGGCCGAGCTGGCGCGCGACGTGCTCGAGATGCCGGTCCGGGTCGCCACCCCGCAGGGCGTGGGCGGCCTGATGGATCAGCTCGCGAACCCGGCCTTTTCGACCTCGCTGGGACTCCTGCTGTGGGGCGCCCGCAACGTGGGTGCCGAGCCGATCGGCTACACCACTCGCACGCCGATGAGCGCCGGTTTGAGCCGCGCCGGGACCTGGATCCGGAACCTGTTCCCCGGCTGA